Proteins encoded together in one Erinaceus europaeus chromosome 11, mEriEur2.1, whole genome shotgun sequence window:
- the ZBED3 gene encoding zinc finger BED domain-containing protein 3, with translation MRSESAGAMQEPGPGPEPGPPGRLGATYSEAWGYFHLAPARPGLAAGPWATCRLCGEQVSRGPGFAEGTPALWTHLRRAHLPELHTGAAARRSPPGPGPAPGLGPGPAPGLGPAPSLGPGPAPGLSHAPSLGQGPAPGLGPAPSLGPGPAPGLGPGPAPGLGPAPGLGPGPAPGLGPGPAPAAAEGPWAQLLQQVAALAVRGSLRERELQRREAALERGERALERRRRALQDDERALARERRALQADREALQADREALQARLREREAAAAVAVHSPLKEEPAGDTDACGFTKLLL, from the coding sequence ATGAGAAGCGAGTCGGCGGGGGCCATGCAggagccggggccggggccggagcCGGGGCCCCCCGGCCGCCTGGGCGCAACCTACTCCGAGGCCTGGGGCTACTTCCACCTGGCCCCGGCGCGCCCGGGACTCGCGGCGGGCCCCTGGGCCACCTGCCGGCTGTGCGGGGAGCAGGTGAGCCGCGGCCCCGGCTTCGCGGAGGGCACCCCGGCCCTGTGGACGCACCTGCGGCGCGCTCACCTGCCCGAGCTGCACACCGGCGCGGCCGCCCGCCGCTCCCCGCCCGgaccaggccccgcccccggactcggaccaggccccgcccccggactcggccccgcccccagtctcggaccaggccccgcccccggactcAGCCACGCCCCCAGTCTCGGAcaaggccccgcccccggcctcggccccgcccccagtctcggaccaggccccgcccccggactcggaccaggccccgcccccggactcggccccgcccccggtctcggcccaggccccgcccccggtctcggcccaggccccgcccccgcggCCGCCGAGGGCCCCTGGGCGCAGCTGCTGCAGCAGGTGGCGGCGCTGGCCGTGCGCGGGAGTCTGCGCGAGCGCGAGCTGCAGAGGCGCGAGGCGGCGCTGGAGCGGGGGGAGCGCGCGCTGGAGCGGAGGCGCCGGGCGCTGCAGGACGACGAGCGCGCGCTGGCCCGGGAGCGCCGGGCGCTGCAGGCGGACCGGGAGGCGCTGCAGGCGGACCGGGAGGCGCTGCAGGCGCGCCTGCGGGAGCGGGAGGCGGCCGCGGCCGTGGCGGTGCACAGCCCTCTCAAGGAGGAGCCCGCGGGGGACACGGACGCCTGCGGCTTCACGAAGCTGCTCCTGTAG